Proteins found in one Salmo salar chromosome ssa26, Ssal_v3.1, whole genome shotgun sequence genomic segment:
- the LOC106587687 gene encoding CMP-N-acetylneuraminate-beta-galactosamide-alpha-2,3-sialyltransferase 1-like, translating to MNIFRIRKCLLTTVLLCITTIIVFYSGQQSSNSFVNFVKNAFRPLDDIFSPPPDDDPWFQKRFIRSIKPFLTRENKKLSDDTRTWWQEIQNDSSTAKFSEVVEKLFQVIPDADLHMDAGHKRHGSCAVVGNSGNLKGSHFGALIDSSDVVIRMNKAPTSGYEEDVGKRTTYHVMYPESAIDLDNATRFLLIPFKTLDLQWLPGAMTTGSHITLSYLPLRQKIKANKDLVLVLNPVFMKYVHETWLDYQGKYPSTGFMALILSLHICNKVNVYGFGKDKDGNWHHYWETLVDKNLQTGLHDGNYEYNVTMRLSEIHKLQLFKGSRL from the exons ATGAATATCTTCAGGATTAGAAAATGCCTTCTAACCACTGTTCTACTCTGCATCACTACTATCATTGTGTTTTATTCTGGACAGCAATCCTCCAATTCATTTGTGAATTTTGTCAAAAATGCCTTTCGGCCACTGGACGATATCTTCTCTCCACCGCCGGACGACGACCCATGGTTTCAGAAGCGCTTCATCAGATCTATCAAACCATTTCTGACGAGAGAGAACAAGAAACTCTCCGATGATACCAGAACGTGGTGGCAG GAAATCCAGAATGACAGTAGCACAGCCAAATTCAGCGAGGTGGTGGAGAAGTTGTTCCAGGTCATCCCTGATGCTGACCTCCACATGGATGCGGGCCATAAGCGCCATGGAAGCTGTGCTGTGGTGGGGAACTCTGGGAACCTCAAGGGTTCCCACTTCGGAGCCCTCATAGACTCCAGTGACGTCGTCATAAG aatgaacaaggctCCTACCTCTGGCTATGAGGAGGATGTTGGGAAACGGACCACGTATCACGTCATGTACCCAGAGAGTGCAATAGATCTGGACAATGCCACTAGGTTCCTGTTGATCCCTTTCAAGACTCTGGACCTTCAGTGGCTACCAGGCGCCATGACCACTGGGTCTCACATCACTTT GTCATATTTACCACTTAGACAGAAGATAAAGGCCAACAAAGATTTG GTATTGGTTCTGAATCCTGTGTTTATGAAATATGTTCATGAAACCTGGCTTGACTATCAGGGCAAATACCCCTCCACTGGATTCATGGCTTTGATATTATCCCTACACATCTGTAACAAG GTGAATGTGTATGGATTTGGGAAAGACAAAGATGGGAACTGGCACCACTACTGGGAAACCCTAGTCGATAAAAATCTCCAAACTGGACTACACGATGGAAACTACGAGTACAACGTCACCATGAGGCTCTCAGAAATACACAAACTACAGCTATTTAAGGGATCTCGCTTATAA